The DNA window TACCGTGATAGCGGATATGCAAAGCGGGGTGTTGGTTACAGTTGCAACCAACACCCCGCTCTGTTCTGATGGACGATAAAAACTAGATCACTACGTTGACGATGCGTTTCGGCACGACGACGACCTTCTTAGGCGTCTTGCCTTCCAGCCATTTCTGCACGACCTCGTCAGCCAATACCTCATCTTCGATCTCCTTCGGTGCCCGGTCGACGGCGAAGTTGAGCGTTGTCCGCACCTTGCCATTGATCTGAATCGGGTACTCAAACGAGTCTTCGACCAGGTAGTTCGGGGTGAAGACCGGGAATGGCGCGTACGACACCGTGCCGGGCTCGTTGCCCAGCTTCGCCCACAGTTCCTCGGCGATGTGTGGCGCGTAGGGCGACAGCAGCAACACCAGTTCCTGCAAGACGGCCCGCTTGTGGCAATTGAGGCTCGTCAGTTCGTTGACGCAGACCATGAAGGCCGAAATAGACGTGTTGAACGAATACGTTTCGATGTCGTTTTCGGCTTTCTGAATCGTGCGGTGCAGCACTTTCAACTCAGCAGGCGTGGGATTTTCATCCGTCACGATCCACTCGCTCTCACCGGTTGCGTTGTCTTTATAGAACAGCCGCCACAACTTCCGAACGAAGCGGTAAACGCCGTCGATGCCGTTGGTATTCCACGGTTTAGCCTGCTCCAGCGGCCCGAGGAACATCTCGTACATCCGCAGCACGTCGGCCCCGTATTTCGTGACGATGTCGTCGGGGTTCACTACGTTGAACTTCGACTTCGACATCTTCTCGACTTCCGCCCCGACAATATATTTGCCGTCGGGTTCGATAATAAACTCAGCTCCGTCGGCCAGATCAGGACGCGCCTTTTTGAACGCTTCGATGTCCAGCACGTCATTGTCGACAATGTTGACGTCAGCGTGGAGGGGCGTTACGTCCTGTCCGTTGATCTGATTGAGCGACACAAACACCGGGGCAATGCCTTCGACGCCCGTACCTTTAACCCGGTACACAAAGTTGCTTCGGCCCTGAATCATGCCCTGATTGATGAGCTTTTTGAACGGCTCATCCTGTGGCACGTAGCCCCGGTCGTGCATGAACTTGTTCCAGAACCGGCTGTAGAGCAGGTGGCCCGTTGCGTGCTCGGTACCGCCAATGTACAGGTCGACGTTCTGCCAGTAGTCGACATCTTCTTTGCTGGCGAAGCGGTCAGAATTGTGCGGGTCCATATAGCGGTACCAGTACCACGACGAGCCCGCCCAACCCGGCATCGTGCTCAGTTCGTAGTCGTATTCTTCCTTGTATTTCCACCCTTCCGCGCGGCCTAACGGGGGTTCGCCCGTTTCGGTCGGCAGGTATTTATCGATGGCGGGCAGTTCGAGCGGTAGGTCTGATTCGTCGATCAGGTAAGGCAATCGACCCGTCGAACCGTCATTCTCGCCGAAGTACACGGGAACGGGTTCGCCCCAGTAGCGTTGGCGACTGAACACGGCATCGCGCAGGCGAAAATTGACCTTGCCTTTGCCCATTCCACGTTCTTCCAGCCAGGCAATCAGCGTCGCCGTGGCCTCCTTGTAGGTCAGGCCATTAATGATTCTCGAATTGATGTAATGACCTTCCTTCGTGTTGTCGGCCTGCTGATCGAGGTCCTTCTGCGCGTCAAGGACAGGGATGATCGGCAGATTAAAGTGCTTGGCGAAGCCGTAGTCGCGCTGATCGCCCGACGGAACGGCCATGACCGCGCCCGTGCCGTAACCCGCCAGTACGTAATCGGCCAGGTAGATGGGGACGGGCTCGTTGTTCAGCGGATTGAGGCAGCAGCTGCCCGTAAACACACCCGACACGCCTTTTACGTCGGCCATCCGGTCGCGCTCCGAGCGCATTTTGGCTGCGTTGATGTACTCCTCAACGGCCTGCTGCTGTTCGGGCGTCGTCAGGCTCGGCACCAGTTCGTGCTCCGGGGCCAGCACCATAAACGTCACGCCATAGATCGTGTCGACACGGGTGGTGAAGACCTCGATGAAGTTTGTGGTTTGAAGTTTGTGGTTTGTGGTTGCTTCGCTTTCATCAACCTTAGACGTTAAACCTTGAACCTTAAACCGCACGCTCGCGCCGACCGATTTGCCGATCCAGTTGCGTTGTTGTTCCTTGATTGACTCAGTCCAGTCGATGGTGTCGAGGCCGGTGAGCAGGCGATCGGCGTATGCGGTGATCCGCATCATCCACTGCCGCATCAGTTTTTGCTCAACGGGGTAGCCGCCCCGCTCTGATACGCCGTCTTTCACTTCGTCATTGGCGAGTACGGTACCCAGTGCCGGGCACCAGTTCACGACCGCATCGGCCAGGAACGTCAGGCGGTATTTGAGCGTGATGGCGTACTGCTCCGTTTCGCTCATTGCGTTCCACTCGTCGGCCGTGAACGACGTAACGTCGTCATCGCAGGCCGCCTGAACGCCCGCTGTACCGTTGGCGGCAAACTTCGCCGTCAGCGTTTCGATAGGCTCAGCATGATCGGTTTCTTTGTTATACCACGAGCGGAACAGTTCCATAAAAATCCACTGCGTCCACTTGTAATACGATGGGTCGGAGGTGCGGATTTCGCGGGTCCAGTCGTAGCTGAAACCGATGTTTTTCAACTGCTCGATATAGCGCGTCAGGTTGGCTTCGGTG is part of the Spirosoma rhododendri genome and encodes:
- the leuS gene encoding leucine--tRNA ligase — protein: MADYNHQQVEKYWQQFWDDHNTFSPKSDTDKPKYYALDMFPYPSGAGLHVGHPLGYIASDIVARYKRLKGYNVLHPMGFDSFGLPAEQYAIQTGQHPAVTTEANLTRYIEQLKNIGFSYDWTREIRTSDPSYYKWTQWIFMELFRSWYNKETDHAEPIETLTAKFAANGTAGVQAACDDDVTSFTADEWNAMSETEQYAITLKYRLTFLADAVVNWCPALGTVLANDEVKDGVSERGGYPVEQKLMRQWMMRITAYADRLLTGLDTIDWTESIKEQQRNWIGKSVGASVRFKVQGLTSKVDESEATTNHKLQTTNFIEVFTTRVDTIYGVTFMVLAPEHELVPSLTTPEQQQAVEEYINAAKMRSERDRMADVKGVSGVFTGSCCLNPLNNEPVPIYLADYVLAGYGTGAVMAVPSGDQRDYGFAKHFNLPIIPVLDAQKDLDQQADNTKEGHYINSRIINGLTYKEATATLIAWLEERGMGKGKVNFRLRDAVFSRQRYWGEPVPVYFGENDGSTGRLPYLIDESDLPLELPAIDKYLPTETGEPPLGRAEGWKYKEEYDYELSTMPGWAGSSWYWYRYMDPHNSDRFASKEDVDYWQNVDLYIGGTEHATGHLLYSRFWNKFMHDRGYVPQDEPFKKLINQGMIQGRSNFVYRVKGTGVEGIAPVFVSLNQINGQDVTPLHADVNIVDNDVLDIEAFKKARPDLADGAEFIIEPDGKYIVGAEVEKMSKSKFNVVNPDDIVTKYGADVLRMYEMFLGPLEQAKPWNTNGIDGVYRFVRKLWRLFYKDNATGESEWIVTDENPTPAELKVLHRTIQKAENDIETYSFNTSISAFMVCVNELTSLNCHKRAVLQELVLLLSPYAPHIAEELWAKLGNEPGTVSYAPFPVFTPNYLVEDSFEYPIQINGKVRTTLNFAVDRAPKEIEDEVLADEVVQKWLEGKTPKKVVVVPKRIVNVVI